In the genome of Pseudomonadota bacterium, one region contains:
- the trxA gene encoding thioredoxin has protein sequence MNQLPDISDVTSDSFPAAVLERSRQVPVLVDYWADWCGPCQMQMPVLQKLVADYAGKFALAKVNTDAERALAAQHNIRSLPTMRLFKDGAMVEEILGAQTESTLRNLLDRYVERPSDQARRQAQTLLDQGEHGQALALLAATHAGAPDDHQVTLDYAEASLAAGDTAQAEQLLGALPFDVRQEPGALRLAALLEFTRAAGTTDDLAVLERSVAAHPDDSALRYRLGAACAVAGRPETALEQFLYLLQHDRKFQDDAGRKAMLAVFALLGNEGELVNTYRRRLSAALL, from the coding sequence ATGAATCAGTTACCAGACATTTCCGACGTAACATCCGACTCCTTCCCGGCCGCGGTGCTCGAACGCTCGCGCCAGGTGCCGGTACTGGTCGACTACTGGGCGGACTGGTGCGGCCCCTGCCAGATGCAGATGCCCGTATTGCAGAAACTGGTCGCGGATTACGCCGGCAAGTTCGCGCTCGCGAAGGTCAATACCGACGCGGAACGCGCGCTGGCCGCGCAGCACAACATCCGCAGTCTGCCTACCATGCGCCTGTTCAAGGACGGCGCCATGGTCGAGGAAATCCTCGGCGCCCAGACCGAATCGACCCTGCGCAATCTGCTCGACCGCTATGTCGAGCGGCCCAGCGACCAGGCACGCCGGCAGGCGCAGACCCTGCTGGACCAAGGCGAACACGGGCAGGCGCTGGCGCTGCTGGCGGCGACCCATGCCGGGGCACCGGATGATCATCAGGTCACCCTGGACTATGCCGAGGCCAGCCTGGCGGCCGGCGACACCGCGCAGGCGGAACAGCTGCTCGGCGCATTGCCGTTCGACGTACGCCAGGAACCCGGGGCGTTGCGGCTGGCCGCGCTGCTGGAATTCACGCGCGCGGCCGGCACGACGGACGATCTCGCCGTACTGGAACGCAGCGTGGCCGCGCATCCGGACGACAGCGCGCTGCGATACCGGCTCGGCGCCGCCTGTGCCGTGGCCGGCCGTCCCGAGACGGCGCTGGAGCAGTTCCTGTACCTGCTGCAGCACGACCGCAAGTTCCAGGACGACGCCGGCCGCAAGGCCATGCTCGCCGTGTTCGCATTGCTGGGCAACGAGGGCGAACTGGTCAATACCTACCGGCGGCGGCTGTCCGCGGCACTGCTGTAA